One region of Triticum aestivum cultivar Chinese Spring chromosome 6B, IWGSC CS RefSeq v2.1, whole genome shotgun sequence genomic DNA includes:
- the LOC123138876 gene encoding uncharacterized protein, producing TAHHPAPHGLREQGGRDGDGHPPPLAGGGAAAAALENDDLVSEILLRLPPQPSSLARASRFCSRWRRLLSDPAFRRRFRIHHRRGTPPLLGLFGTSRGVVTFQPALDFPDRLPSGHFSLVLNDPFTTLGWRHGLALFYLPDSLQVLVWNPLAGAQHRVDIPEGFVFDPSDDPVNGAVLRAAGDVDHFQVVLVTSDGKRPSLACVYSSETGLWGDFISAPLQSGTMVHWGEPSVLARGCIYWLISVTSILEFDLDSQTLAVILVPAGMRTGRIYQSTVMRAEGGGMGYLNVADFTAELWRRETDCDGSWMLGGTVELDKLLPPGSDNEALRMLGYAEENNEVFFWTVVGVFMFNLQSLQLTRLSEIDISGYGYHPFETVYTPGIGGGQVVNKTRSWWKRWRQHIRRLFSALVVETMETTHKRIILLDVLVEQGRRHDASCAITTSYLVKSHLVALLHKYGCQTYCCAYGSDDRRITRTCVFL from the exons ACTGCACACCACCCCGCACCGCACGGCCTGCGTGAGCAAGGAGGGCGAGATGGCGACGGCCACCCTCCCCCGCTCgccggaggcggcgcggcggcggcggcgctcgagaaCGACGACCTGgtctccgagatcctcctccgcctccccccgCAGCCGTCCTCCCTCGCGCGCGCCTCCCGCTTCTGCAGCCGCTGGCGCCGCCTCCTCTCCGACCCCGCcttccgccgccgcttccgcattCACCACCGCCGCGGCACCCCTCCGCTCCTCGGCCTCTTCGGCACGAGCCGGGGCGTCGTCACTTTCCAGCCAGCCCTGGACTTCCCCGACCGCCTCCCCAGCGGCCACTTCTCCCTCGTGCTCAACGACCCCTTCACGACCCTCGGATGGCGCCACGGCCTCGCGCTCTTCTACCTCCCGGACTCGCTCCAGGTCCTCGTCTGGAACCCCCTCGCCGGCGCCCAGCACCGCGTCGACATTCCCGAGGGGTTCGTGTTCGACCCGTCGGATGACCCGGTCAACGGGGCGGTGCTTCGCGCCGCCGGAGACGTCGACCACTTCCAGGTAGTCCTGGTGACCAGCGACGGGAAACGACCATCACTTGCCTGCGTTTACTCGTCGGAGACTGGGTTATGGGGTGATTTCATCTCCGCGCCGCTTCAATCCGGGACTATGGTCCATTGGGGCGAGCCCTCTGTGCTGGCCAGGGGTTGCATTTACTGGTTGATTTCGGTGACGAGTATCCTCGAGTTTGATTTGGATAGCCAGACCCTAGCTGTGATATTGGTGCCAGCGGGCATGCGTACCGGCAGGATTTACCAGTCCACGGTTATGCGAGCAGAGGGTGGTGGGATGGGTTACCTCAACGTGGCAGACTTCACTGCCGAATTATGGAGGAGGGAGACAGACTGTGATGGTTCATGGATGCTTGGAGGAACTGTTGAATTGGACAAGTTACTTCCCCCAGGTTCAGACAACGAAGCCCTGCGTATGTTAGGTTATGCTGAGGAAAACAATGAGGTGTTCTTCTGGACAGTTGTTGGTGTCTTCATGTTCAACCTTCAGTCACTGCAGCTCACGAGACTTTCTGAGATCGACATCTCTGGTTATGGTTATCATCCATTCGAAACCGTCTATACTCCAG GCATTGGTGGTGGACAAGTGGTGAACAAGACGCGCTCATGGTGGAAACGATGGAGACAGCACATAAGACGATTATTCAGTGCGCTCGTGGTGGAAACGATGGAGACAACACATAAGAGGATTATTCTGTTAGATGTATTGGTCGAGCAAG GTCGGCGGCATGATGCTTCGTGTGCGATAACCACTTCGTATCTGGTGAAATCTCATTTGGTTGCGTTACTACATAAATATGGTTGCCAGACATATTGCTGTGCCTATGGAAGTGACGATAGACGTATTACACGAACATGTGTGTTCCTATGA